One genomic window of Clostridioides sp. ES-S-0054-01 includes the following:
- a CDS encoding AAA family ATPase: MDIIDNLRVQGVDEKLIEDVLYFRRYYGLEKDLEYRVTKSKTYFYGKEILSMCIAAILEEENILLSGPKATGKNLLADNLGEIFNRPQWNTSFHINTDSSTLIGTDTFIDNEVKLRRGSVYECAINGGFGVFDEINMAKNDAIVVVHSALDYRRIIDVPGYERVNLHPATRFIGTMNYEYAGTKELNEALVSRFMVIDIPSIEEDKLMMILKNEFPDADEKKLIHFAGIFLDLQLKSQNGEISSKAIDLRGLMASLKTIRRGLKPTLAINMGLTGKTFDIYEKEMVGDVIKTRIPNKWESIDVFPISHI, encoded by the coding sequence ATGGATATAATAGATAATCTAAGGGTACAAGGGGTAGATGAGAAGCTTATTGAAGATGTGCTATATTTTAGACGTTATTATGGTCTAGAAAAAGATTTAGAATACAGAGTAACAAAGTCTAAAACTTATTTTTATGGAAAAGAAATTTTGTCTATGTGTATAGCAGCTATTTTAGAAGAAGAAAATATATTGTTATCAGGACCAAAGGCAACAGGAAAAAACTTACTTGCTGATAATTTGGGGGAGATATTTAATAGACCTCAATGGAATACATCATTTCATATAAATACGGACAGTTCAACACTTATAGGTACAGATACTTTTATAGATAATGAAGTTAAGCTTAGAAGGGGTTCAGTCTATGAATGTGCTATAAATGGGGGCTTTGGTGTATTTGATGAAATTAATATGGCAAAGAATGATGCTATAGTTGTAGTACATTCAGCTTTAGATTATAGAAGAATAATTGATGTACCTGGATATGAGAGAGTCAATCTACATCCAGCAACAAGATTTATTGGAACTATGAATTATGAATATGCAGGAACAAAAGAGCTTAATGAAGCACTAGTATCTAGATTTATGGTGATAGATATTCCTTCTATAGAAGAAGATAAGTTAATGATGATTTTAAAAAATGAATTTCCAGATGCTGATGAAAAAAAATTAATACATTTTGCAGGAATATTTTTAGATTTACAATTGAAGTCTCAAAATGGTGAGATATCTAGCAAAGCTATTGACTTACGTGGTCTTATGGCATCTCTTAAGACTATAAGAAGAGGATTAAAACCAACTCTTGCAATTAATATGGGACTTACAGGAAAGACTTTTGATATATATGAGAAAGAAATGGTTGGAGATGTAATTAAAACTAGAATACCTAATAAATGGGAGAGTATAGATGTATTTCCAATAAGTCATATTTAA
- a CDS encoding nitric oxide reductase activation-like protein — protein MKWIYDDYEFENRANNLSWTIAGDYNESIDISEKDYSSKEVGLYFAIIAGARRKYVDWGIVKKYLTNRIRKGYDKDIILGLIQVILNTIVEEKAIKDRPGIEDIRRNAYKDIVSRFTKIHNDNIMDKIKYAFILYNMDKHPALDSLTRRIVNDIRNIDTNKDIMEILKSLDVIYLTYFEYILNGEESSSTYDESNVKDVDVNFDTFADFMYEELYSDEEENIIESDIDSISSSILIEGVGDFEDSQSSNSADRVIYVDEETANKIYSKIEHYYGKTYLSKGEIKKIETQNCRNVHEGCRIHFTDGVLRSECNNVFQLKYVTRQKENNLGKFREHARMYRQQIKRLKESLARILIEENAKTRVYSDCGTILANRAWRVGRSNNNKIFYKDIENEKGKYVIDILLDASGSQSRNQGNVAIQAYIIANALTEVGIPNRVMGFSSFLDYTILKRFKDYDDGLKNSENIFEYFCAGNNRDGLAIKSICSGLINRDEENKVLIVLSDGRPNDVKIGKNSERTLRGEKAYRGIVGLRDTANEVRKARKQNILVLGVFTGKESELEAERLIYGNDFIYSRDITRFSDVVSMYLKKIIRN, from the coding sequence ATGAAATGGATATATGATGATTATGAATTTGAAAACAGAGCAAATAACTTATCTTGGACAATAGCTGGAGATTATAATGAAAGTATAGATATATCAGAAAAAGATTATTCTTCAAAAGAAGTAGGTTTATACTTTGCAATAATTGCAGGTGCTAGAAGAAAATATGTAGATTGGGGCATAGTGAAAAAATACCTTACAAATAGAATACGAAAAGGATATGATAAAGATATTATACTGGGTCTGATTCAAGTTATATTAAATACAATAGTTGAAGAAAAGGCTATTAAAGATAGACCAGGGATAGAAGATATAAGAAGAAATGCTTATAAAGATATTGTTTCACGTTTTACCAAAATACACAATGACAATATTATGGATAAAATTAAATATGCCTTTATACTTTACAATATGGACAAGCATCCAGCATTAGACAGCCTAACTAGAAGAATAGTTAATGACATAAGAAATATAGATACAAATAAAGATATTATGGAGATTTTAAAGTCCTTAGATGTAATATATTTAACTTACTTTGAGTATATATTAAATGGAGAAGAAAGTAGTTCTACATATGATGAAAGTAATGTAAAAGATGTTGACGTAAATTTTGATACATTTGCTGACTTTATGTATGAAGAACTTTATAGTGATGAAGAAGAAAATATTATTGAAAGTGATATAGACTCTATATCTTCATCTATTCTTATAGAAGGAGTAGGAGATTTTGAGGATTCTCAATCTAGTAATTCAGCAGACAGGGTTATATATGTTGATGAAGAGACTGCAAATAAAATATATTCAAAAATAGAACATTATTATGGGAAAACTTATTTGAGTAAAGGTGAAATTAAAAAGATTGAAACACAAAATTGTAGAAATGTTCATGAAGGGTGTAGAATACACTTTACAGATGGAGTTCTTAGAAGTGAGTGTAATAATGTATTCCAGTTAAAATATGTAACAAGGCAAAAAGAAAATAATTTAGGGAAATTTAGAGAACATGCTAGAATGTATAGACAGCAGATAAAGAGATTAAAAGAAAGTTTAGCTAGAATTTTAATAGAAGAAAATGCTAAAACTAGAGTGTACTCTGATTGTGGCACTATATTAGCAAATAGAGCTTGGAGAGTGGGTAGAAGTAATAATAATAAAATATTTTATAAAGATATAGAAAATGAAAAAGGGAAATATGTTATTGATATATTATTGGATGCAAGTGGTTCTCAAAGTAGAAATCAAGGAAATGTAGCAATTCAGGCTTATATAATTGCAAATGCTCTAACAGAAGTTGGTATACCAAATAGAGTTATGGGATTCTCTAGTTTTTTAGACTATACAATATTAAAAAGATTTAAAGATTATGATGATGGTTTAAAAAATAGCGAAAATATATTTGAATACTTTTGTGCTGGTAATAATAGAGACGGTTTGGCTATAAAATCTATATGTAGTGGTCTAATAAATAGAGATGAAGAAAATAAAGTTTTGATAGTTCTTAGCGATGGAAGGCCAAATGATGTAAAGATAGGAAAAAATAGTGAGAGAACCTTAAGGGGAGAAAAAGCTTATAGAGGTATAGTTGGTTTGAGAGATACAGCCAATGAGGTAAGAAAGGCTAGAAAACAAAATATATTGGTATTAGGAGTATTTACAGGAAAAGAATCAGAACTTGAGGCTGAAAGATTAATATATGGAAATGATTTTATATATTCTAGAGATATAACTAGATTTTCTGATGTGGTTTCAATGTATTTAAAGAAGATAATTAGAAATTAA
- a CDS encoding energy-coupling factor ABC transporter permease, translating into MKQNIKLGVITALMLIILTPVTSNAMHIMEGYLPVKWSIAWGVIFIPFFLVGLKSIGKIVKQDPKKKVLLALCGAFVFVLSALKIPSVTGSCSHPTGVGLGAIMFGPSVMFVLGTIVLIFQALLLAHGGITTLGANAFSMAIVGPIISFLIFKALKKKDGNNAMPVFLAAAIGDLATYTITSIQLALAFPDPSGGVMASAIKFLGIFFMTQIPIAIAEGILTVIVYNLVTENGEKSILENSDKGVKANEC; encoded by the coding sequence ATGAAACAGAATATCAAGTTAGGGGTTATCACTGCACTTATGTTAATCATTTTAACTCCAGTTACGTCAAATGCAATGCATATAATGGAAGGTTATTTACCAGTAAAATGGTCTATAGCATGGGGAGTTATATTTATACCATTTTTCTTAGTAGGACTCAAATCAATAGGTAAAATAGTAAAGCAGGACCCTAAAAAGAAAGTATTATTAGCACTATGTGGAGCATTTGTATTTGTATTATCGGCACTAAAAATACCTTCAGTAACAGGAAGTTGCTCACATCCTACTGGAGTAGGTCTTGGAGCAATAATGTTTGGACCAAGTGTAATGTTTGTTCTTGGAACTATAGTTTTAATATTCCAAGCGTTACTATTAGCACATGGAGGAATAACTACCTTAGGAGCGAACGCTTTTTCAATGGCTATTGTAGGGCCAATTATATCATTCTTAATATTTAAAGCATTAAAGAAAAAAGACGGAAATAATGCAATGCCAGTATTTCTTGCAGCAGCAATAGGAGATTTGGCTACATATACAATAACTTCGATACAGTTGGCACTGGCTTTCCCAGATCCATCAGGTGGAGTGATGGCTTCAGCAATTAAATTCTTAGGAATTTTCTTTATGACTCAAATACCAATAGCAATAGCAGAAGGTATTCTTACTGTAATTGTATATAATTTAGTTACAGAAAATGGAGAAAAAAGTATACTAGAAAATAGTGATAAAGGAGTTAAAGCTAATGAGTGCTAA
- a CDS encoding energy-coupling factor ABC transporter substrate-binding protein, which yields MSAKTKTKTNILLLLLVVALIIFPLLVNSGAEYGGADGQAESEITKINPDYEPWFSSPYEPPSGEIESLLFSAQAALGAGVIGYILGLQRGKRS from the coding sequence ATGAGTGCTAAAACAAAGACGAAAACTAATATATTACTACTTTTATTAGTAGTGGCTCTTATCATATTCCCATTACTTGTTAACTCAGGTGCTGAATATGGAGGGGCAGATGGTCAAGCTGAAAGTGAAATTACTAAGATAAATCCAGATTATGAGCCATGGTTTAGTAGTCCATATGAGCCACCAAGTGGAGAAATAGAAAGTTTATTATTCTCTGCACAGGCAGCTCTAGGAGCAGGTGTAATAGGGTACATACTAGGTCTTCAAAGAGGAAAGAGAAGTTAA
- the cbiQ gene encoding cobalt ECF transporter T component CbiQ: MLIIDKYAYTNRLSKVNPNKKVAIGVIFLIASMVIKNIFVLSGIMILMSILVVCVAGIDLKNYLKLLRIPMYFLFLSIGITLVNISFNKADLLYSFKIFSFNVGISKASIDTSIHVLFRAMSCLTCVYFCILTTPFNQLIFFFKKLHLPDTFVELSMLIYRFIFIFLEEFSEIYKSQELRFGYINLKTSYKSLGILGSMLYKRLMTRYDDMCISLDIKLYDGKFHIVGDNDV, translated from the coding sequence ATGCTTATAATTGATAAATATGCATATACAAATAGATTAAGTAAAGTAAATCCAAATAAAAAAGTAGCCATAGGAGTAATCTTTCTGATTGCTTCTATGGTAATAAAAAATATATTTGTTTTAAGTGGAATTATGATTTTAATGAGTATTCTAGTTGTTTGTGTGGCTGGAATAGATTTAAAGAATTATTTAAAATTACTCAGAATACCAATGTACTTTTTATTTCTTAGTATAGGAATAACTCTTGTAAATATATCTTTTAATAAGGCAGACTTATTATACAGTTTTAAAATTTTTAGTTTCAATGTAGGAATATCAAAAGCATCTATTGACACGTCCATTCACGTGTTATTTAGGGCTATGTCTTGTTTGACTTGTGTGTACTTTTGTATACTTACAACACCTTTTAATCAGTTAATATTCTTCTTTAAAAAACTGCATTTACCTGATACTTTTGTTGAGCTATCAATGTTAATATATAGGTTTATATTTATATTTCTAGAAGAATTTTCAGAAATATATAAGTCACAAGAGCTAAGATTTGGGTACATAAATTTAAAAACTTCATATAAATCCTTAGGAATTCTTGGAAGTATGCTGTACAAAAGACTTATGACAAGGTATGATGATATGTGTATATCATTAGACATAAAATTGTATGATGGTAAATTTCACATAGTAGGGGATAATGATGTTTAA
- a CDS encoding energy-coupling factor ABC transporter ATP-binding protein — MFKINNLTYRYEKNANALLNINMDFSKGNVIGIIGSNGSGKSTLFMNLMGILKPTSGEILFKEEKLKYDKKSLYNLRKNVGIVFQDPEKQIFYSKVYDDIAFAMRNIGIDEKTIKERINKALVAVNGIDFIDRPVHFLSYGQKKRVAIASVIAMENEIILLDEPTAGLDPVSTRSIVDIIKGLNKDNIKIVISSHDMNLMYEICDYIYVLDKGILIDEGKAENVFINENNIIQAGLESPWLVKVHKNMNLPLFKKEEDLYKYWKERELNTNK, encoded by the coding sequence ATGTTTAAAATAAATAATTTAACTTATCGATATGAAAAGAATGCCAATGCATTATTAAACATTAATATGGATTTCTCAAAAGGAAATGTTATAGGTATAATAGGTTCAAATGGTTCAGGAAAATCAACATTATTTATGAATTTAATGGGTATATTAAAACCTACATCTGGAGAAATTCTTTTTAAAGAAGAAAAATTAAAATATGATAAGAAAAGTTTGTATAATCTTAGAAAAAATGTGGGTATTGTCTTTCAAGACCCAGAAAAACAAATTTTTTATTCAAAAGTATATGATGATATAGCATTCGCAATGAGAAACATTGGTATAGATGAAAAAACAATTAAAGAGAGAATAAACAAAGCTCTAGTAGCTGTTAATGGAATAGATTTTATAGACAGACCAGTACATTTTTTAAGTTATGGTCAGAAAAAAAGGGTAGCAATAGCATCAGTTATAGCAATGGAAAATGAAATTATATTGCTTGATGAGCCTACAGCTGGCTTAGACCCAGTAAGTACTAGGTCTATTGTAGACATAATAAAGGGATTAAATAAAGATAATATAAAAATAGTAATATCCAGTCATGATATGAACTTAATGTATGAAATATGTGATTACATATATGTATTGGATAAGGGGATTTTGATTGATGAAGGAAAGGCAGAAAATGTATTTATAAATGAAAATAATATAATACAAGCTGGCTTAGAATCCCCATGGTTGGTAAAAGTACATAAAAATATGAATTTACCTTTATTTAAGAAAGAAGAAGATTTGTATAAGTATTGGAAAGAAAGAGAACTTAATACAAACAAATAA
- a CDS encoding DUF3553 domain-containing protein, protein MNLDTLNPAQREAVEKTEGPVLILAGAGSGKTKVLTTRIAYLIEDKGVQAPNILAITFTNKAANEMRERVEQNIGPETKDMWISTFHSCCVRILRKDINKIGYNRSFVIYDSADQVTLVKDCLKELNLSDKVFEPKAVISAISGAKDKLYTPKQFKDINMADNRMVKIADIYALYQDRLKRNSALDFDDLILKTVELFKANDEVLAYYRSRFRYIMVDEYQDTSKAQYELIKLLAREHQNICVVGDDDQSIYGWRGADIRNILEFEKDYDNVHVVKLEQNYRSTQVILDAANKVISNNIERKRKKLWSEKKEGELIKIQLTSSEIEEADFIADSIAQIARKENRPYKDFAVLYRANAQARPVEDALNRSQIPYNIYGGTKFYERKEIKDLLAYLRVIQNPQDDISIKRIINVPRRGIGLRTIEKIEDRANLKQESIYSVLIDIETNSDISTKARASISGFVDIISTLRTIKEVYPVSKLIEKVLDTTGYMDELVEIRNKNEKDLTGKGEEAQDRIDNLREFISIALEFESSNDENYENKDLETFLTSIALTSESNDEEDNDRVSLMTIHTSKGLEFPVVFLIGMEEGLFPISRAIKSLSDSQIEEERRLCYVGITRAKEELYMSLTEKRTLYGKTNVAIASRFMEELPEECIERLYKVKKELSYSKASYNMLDKYTKKYMNTISKSKVADKVNATIKDSNKETNPDDIKLGSKVHHPKFGVGTVVSIIGTDITIAFDKQGIKKINKEYTTLNIL, encoded by the coding sequence ATGAATTTAGATACATTAAATCCTGCTCAAAGAGAAGCAGTAGAAAAGACTGAAGGTCCAGTACTTATACTGGCTGGTGCTGGTTCAGGTAAAACTAAGGTATTAACAACAAGAATAGCATACCTTATAGAAGATAAAGGTGTACAAGCACCAAATATATTAGCTATAACATTTACAAACAAAGCTGCAAATGAAATGAGAGAGAGAGTTGAACAAAACATAGGTCCTGAAACTAAGGACATGTGGATAAGTACATTCCATTCTTGTTGTGTTCGTATACTCAGAAAAGATATAAATAAGATTGGTTACAACAGAAGTTTTGTAATTTATGATTCAGCAGACCAAGTTACATTGGTTAAAGATTGTCTTAAAGAATTAAATTTAAGTGATAAAGTATTTGAACCAAAAGCAGTTATAAGTGCAATTTCAGGAGCAAAAGACAAGCTTTATACTCCAAAACAGTTTAAAGATATTAACATGGCAGATAATAGAATGGTTAAGATTGCGGATATTTATGCTTTATATCAAGACCGTTTAAAAAGAAATAGTGCACTTGACTTTGATGATTTAATTCTTAAAACTGTAGAACTTTTCAAGGCTAATGATGAAGTATTAGCATATTACAGAAGTAGATTTAGATACATAATGGTAGATGAGTACCAAGATACAAGTAAGGCTCAATATGAATTGATAAAATTACTAGCAAGAGAACATCAAAATATTTGTGTTGTTGGAGATGATGACCAAAGTATTTATGGATGGAGAGGGGCCGATATAAGAAATATACTTGAATTTGAGAAGGATTATGACAATGTACATGTTGTAAAGTTAGAGCAAAATTATAGGTCTACACAAGTAATATTAGATGCAGCTAATAAAGTCATATCTAATAATATAGAAAGAAAAAGAAAAAAACTTTGGAGTGAAAAAAAAGAAGGAGAGCTTATAAAAATACAATTAACTAGTAGCGAAATAGAAGAGGCTGATTTCATTGCTGACTCAATTGCACAAATAGCTAGAAAAGAGAATAGACCTTATAAGGATTTCGCAGTACTTTATAGAGCAAATGCACAAGCTAGACCTGTAGAAGATGCTTTAAATAGGAGTCAAATCCCGTACAATATATATGGTGGTACAAAATTCTATGAAAGAAAAGAAATAAAGGATTTGTTGGCGTATTTAAGAGTTATTCAAAACCCACAGGATGATATATCTATAAAAAGGATTATAAATGTTCCTAGAAGGGGAATAGGGCTTAGAACTATAGAAAAAATTGAAGACAGAGCTAATTTAAAACAAGAAAGTATATATTCAGTATTAATTGATATAGAAACAAATTCAGATATATCTACTAAAGCAAGAGCGAGTATAAGTGGATTTGTTGATATTATAAGCACTCTTAGAACTATAAAAGAAGTTTATCCTGTTAGTAAACTTATAGAAAAAGTCTTGGACACTACAGGATATATGGACGAGCTAGTAGAGATAAGAAATAAAAATGAAAAAGATTTAACTGGTAAAGGTGAAGAAGCCCAAGATAGAATTGACAACTTAAGAGAATTTATATCTATAGCTTTAGAGTTTGAAAGTAGTAATGATGAGAATTATGAAAATAAAGACTTAGAGACATTCTTAACTAGTATAGCACTTACATCTGAATCAAATGATGAAGAAGACAATGACAGGGTTTCTCTTATGACAATTCATACGTCTAAAGGACTGGAATTCCCTGTAGTGTTCTTAATAGGCATGGAAGAAGGGTTATTCCCTATATCAAGGGCTATAAAGTCTCTGAGTGATTCACAGATAGAAGAAGAAAGAAGACTTTGTTATGTTGGTATAACTAGAGCTAAAGAAGAACTATATATGTCATTAACAGAGAAGAGAACATTATATGGTAAAACAAATGTTGCAATAGCTTCAAGATTTATGGAAGAGTTGCCAGAAGAATGTATAGAAAGATTGTACAAAGTAAAAAAAGAGTTAAGTTATTCCAAAGCAAGCTATAATATGTTAGATAAATATACTAAAAAATATATGAATACTATAAGTAAATCTAAAGTTGCAGATAAAGTTAATGCAACGATAAAAGATTCTAATAAAGAAACGAATCCAGATGATATAAAACTTGGCTCTAAAGTACATCATCCTAAATTTGGGGTTGGGACAGTAGTATCCATAATTGGTACAGATATTACTATAGCTTTTGACAAGCAAGGAATTAAAAAAATAAATAAAGAATATACAACACTAAATATTTTATAA
- a CDS encoding M18 family aminopeptidase: MDSINFAKNLIDFIYDSPSSFHAVESAKEILDKNGFEELVLNQKWNLKVGGKYYVTKNLSAIVGFVVNSEDIERDGFRIIGSHSDSPTFSIKPNSEMEVEKSYLKLNTECYGGAILSTWLDRPLGIAGRVVLKGDNILKPNEKLIDFKKPICIIPNLAIHLNRSINDGHSYNKQKDMLPLVGLLNDTLEKDNFLLKQIASNLNVNMEDIIDFDLFLYEFEKGSLIGANDEFISIGRQDNLAMVHASLNALVDTKGQHGVNVMAVFDNEEVGSSTKQGADSNMLLNILERICLSIGKDREEFFESIYSSFMISSDLAHAIHPNTPEKHDPTNKPVMGKGPVIKINASQAYTSDGYSIAVYKNICREANVEYQEFVNRSDERGGSTIGPISSTHIDIPSVDVGSPILAMHSIRELGNVEDHYSIYKTFSKFFEI; the protein is encoded by the coding sequence ATGGATAGTATAAACTTTGCTAAAAACTTAATAGACTTCATATATGATAGCCCATCGTCTTTTCATGCAGTCGAGAGTGCTAAGGAAATCTTAGATAAAAATGGATTTGAAGAATTAGTTTTGAATCAGAAATGGAATCTAAAAGTTGGTGGAAAATATTATGTTACTAAAAATTTATCAGCTATAGTAGGCTTTGTAGTAAATTCAGAAGATATAGAAAGAGATGGATTTAGGATAATAGGTTCTCATTCAGATTCTCCTACATTTAGTATTAAGCCAAATTCAGAAATGGAAGTCGAAAAATCTTATTTGAAGTTGAATACAGAGTGCTATGGAGGGGCAATATTGAGTACATGGTTAGATAGACCTCTTGGAATAGCTGGTAGAGTAGTTTTAAAAGGTGATAATATATTAAAACCAAACGAAAAACTTATAGACTTTAAAAAGCCAATTTGTATAATACCAAATCTAGCTATACATTTAAATAGAAGCATAAATGATGGTCATTCATATAACAAACAAAAAGATATGTTACCTTTAGTTGGTCTGTTAAATGATACATTAGAAAAAGATAATTTTCTTTTAAAACAAATAGCATCTAATTTGAATGTAAATATGGAAGATATTATAGATTTTGATTTATTTTTATATGAATTTGAAAAAGGAAGCTTAATAGGGGCGAATGATGAATTTATATCTATTGGAAGACAAGATAATCTTGCAATGGTACATGCTAGTTTGAATGCTCTTGTTGATACTAAGGGTCAACATGGTGTAAATGTAATGGCTGTATTTGATAACGAAGAAGTTGGTAGTTCTACTAAACAAGGTGCAGATTCAAACATGTTGTTAAATATATTAGAGAGAATATGTTTATCAATAGGTAAAGATAGGGAGGAGTTCTTTGAGTCTATTTATTCATCTTTTATGATATCATCAGATTTGGCTCATGCTATCCATCCAAATACTCCAGAAAAACATGACCCAACTAATAAACCGGTTATGGGAAAAGGACCAGTTATAAAGATAAATGCTAGTCAGGCATACACAAGTGATGGATATTCTATAGCTGTTTATAAAAATATATGTAGAGAAGCTAATGTCGAGTATCAAGAATTTGTCAATAGGTCAGATGAAAGAGGTGGAAGCACTATAGGTCCAATATCTTCTACTCATATAGATATACCATCTGTGGATGTGGGAAGTCCAATTTTAGCAATGCACTCTATAAGAGAATTAGGAAATGTTGAGGACCACTACAGTATATATAAAACATTTAGTAAGTTTTTTGAAATATAA
- a CDS encoding patatin-like phospholipase family protein encodes MKLGLCLEGGGAKGAYQAGVVKALYDGGINKFYSISGTSIGAINGYYLYTGNVDKLEKMWTNIKDIQNGNVKIVNNTVDNSPAIDNLRELDDSKTEEMKFYVNYVEVDNKVVSEKIVDVSKMSRNEAIISISYSGLLPANPNATLGFKEQFVKDVQEGIYDGFKLDGGLIRSALIEPLTGDNVDKIILISTKHNYELPDDIKKIYDEDRIVVVRPNTKFAPKDTLNFDDKFCKTIYREGYEIGKNILDRL; translated from the coding sequence ATGAAATTAGGATTATGCTTAGAGGGTGGAGGCGCAAAAGGAGCTTATCAAGCAGGAGTAGTAAAAGCATTATATGATGGAGGAATAAATAAATTTTATTCAATTTCAGGGACATCAATAGGAGCTATAAATGGATATTACTTATACACAGGTAATGTTGATAAATTAGAAAAAATGTGGACAAATATAAAAGATATCCAGAATGGAAATGTAAAAATAGTAAATAATACTGTGGATAATTCTCCTGCTATAGATAATTTAAGGGAACTAGATGATAGCAAGACAGAAGAAATGAAATTTTATGTTAATTATGTAGAAGTTGATAATAAGGTAGTATCAGAAAAGATTGTTGATGTCTCAAAAATGTCTCGTAATGAAGCTATTATAAGCATTTCGTATAGTGGATTGCTACCAGCAAATCCAAATGCTACTCTTGGTTTTAAAGAACAATTTGTGAAAGATGTACAAGAAGGAATTTATGATGGTTTCAAATTAGATGGAGGTCTAATTAGGAGTGCGTTAATTGAACCACTAACTGGGGATAATGTGGATAAAATTATTTTAATATCCACAAAACATAATTATGAGTTGCCAGATGATATCAAAAAAATCTATGATGAAGATAGAATTGTAGTGGTTAGACCTAATACTAAGTTTGCACCTAAAGACACTCTTAATTTTGATGATAAGTTTTGTAAAACTATTTATCGAGAAGGATATGAAATAGGAAAAAATATACTTGATAGACTTTAA
- a CDS encoding peptidylprolyl isomerase produces MENKNPIVTIEMENGKEIKIELYPNIAPNTVKNFVSLVNEGYYNGIIFHRVIPGFMIQGGCPNGTGMGGPGYSIKGEFSGNGFTNNLKHERGVISMARTMAPNSAGSQFFIMHKNSPHLDGQYAGFGRVIEGIDVVDEIASVRTDAADKPQSPQIMKSVTVETFGIDYSDVEKN; encoded by the coding sequence ATGGAAAATAAAAATCCTATAGTAACTATAGAAATGGAAAATGGAAAAGAAATCAAAATTGAGTTATATCCAAATATAGCTCCAAATACAGTTAAAAATTTTGTATCATTAGTAAATGAAGGATACTATAATGGAATAATCTTTCATAGAGTAATACCAGGATTTATGATACAAGGAGGATGCCCAAATGGTACAGGAATGGGTGGACCAGGATACTCTATAAAAGGTGAATTTAGTGGTAATGGATTTACTAATAATTTAAAACATGAAAGAGGAGTTATATCAATGGCTAGAACTATGGCACCTAATTCAGCTGGCTCTCAATTTTTCATAATGCATAAAAACTCACCACATTTAGATGGTCAATATGCAGGTTTTGGTAGAGTAATAGAAGGTATAGATGTTGTTGATGAAATAGCATCAGTTAGAACAGATGCAGCTGATAAGCCACAAAGTCCACAAATTATGAAATCTGTTACTGTAGAAACTTTTGGAATAGATTATTCAGATGTAGAAAAAAACTAA